TCAAGTTAGGCTGAAGAGAATTACGTGATTGTCCAGTCATTTATCTTTTACGGGGTCGGATGGAGCCTTCCGGCAAAAATCACGTGACGTAAATACAATGAATTCGACATGCAACCATCTTTTAAAAGGTCAGATCATCGGATTGAGTAAAACCTCGGCAGCGGTTGGGGAGACCGCGGGGTGTCGTTTCGGAGAGAGCAAGCGCGTTCGTTGGAggtttgagagagagggtggtGCTGGTGGGGTCAGGCTTTTTGTGCTTTATGGCTCTTCTATCTGACGTGTGCCATGTACGGTACGATATGACGAGTCGAATCGATATGCTGACGGTGTTGATGGCCCCACCCCACTCTCCCACGCCGCTTGAAAAACGACCGGTCGCTTCCACGGTTTTTAACTCAGAAGCATCCGTGGAGCTTCTTCCGGTTAAGACCTAAATCGAAAGCGaaaatataaaacgacgacTTCGATGACTGTGCTTATCAGCGTTTGCAGATCGATCGAAGTCAAAAAAGCGTTGCTGCTTCCACGTCTTTTTGCCTTTGGTCTCAGTTCGAGTTGAATTGATGTGCGTGTGGGGATGACAAAACAATTATTACTTATTTTGCGAATAGTACgggattttcaaaaggaaaatttcggtttttttaagggaaatgataatatttttcgatatttttctaagacctgaaaatgaattggaaaaagaaaaatcccatataatttttttgtgtcgATGGTCGAAAATCGATGACTGGATCCCGccgtcctacatgacatggGTGGCGCTCACCTGTatgtttttataatttataaaaatcatttttttttcaattttttttttatattttagcaattgttcttttcttttcttttccttttccttttccttaccTTCTTCCTCGGCgaccggccacaagcgagggccaaCCTCGCCGGGCCGCGTCTGCGGTCAATCATCGCTAAAGCCCGGTGACacggaaagaaagaaggaaaaagaaagcaaaaaagaataggaaaaagaaaagaaaagaatgaaatcaaaatcaaatatctTCGGCTTCGATGGATAGGGCACGGGGCATCGAGAACTCGGGGCTCAACCTCAATATTACAAGGTTTGGCCCCCCGGGCCCGGGCGCCGGGGACTCCGGCCTAGCCGCCAAGAGCTTGAGAGCAACCGTTACGATTTCCATGCCCCGATCGCAGAATTTCTAATCCAGATCCGAAAAACGATTTTCCTGACTTAAGTTTTCCTGAATCaaagtttaataaaaaaaatatattttttattggctaGAAAGATATTTCTGTCGAATCTCTTTTTTCTAAGCGCATCAGGAGAATACTGAATAGGGACCCTTGAAAAAGCCCGCCCCGCCCCCCCTCCCCGGGGGCCCACAACCATGCTCCCCCACAACCGAGAAGCACCCTGAGATTTGTCGTTTTGGCTGAGGGAACTTATCAAATTTCAGCACGGGGAAAATAAACCACACGTGGTCCCTTTTCCTTCCTTAATTTTTCTGTACTTGCTCTACTGAGCTTCTCTCTCGACTCTCTCCCCGCGTTATTCCTTTCGTCACCGGTGCCGTCATCATCCCCCCCTGCCCCCCTGTTTTTAAAAATACTCggataataattaataaaacgCGCCGTTTGACTCGCTGCCATCTTCCCCGGTCCAAATCCTCAGTCCCTGTAGGTCCTGAACCATCACCTATATATACACCCCCCCCACAGCCGCAAAATCCTCCATCAGAAACTCACTCCCTCGCTCGCTCCCTCCCTCACTCCTCTCGTTCATCCTCCAAATCGACAACCCATTAGGCAAAACCATCCAgaaaaaaaagccaagaaatTCGAACCTTTTCCCGAGTTCGATTGCTCTGAGGTATATGTCGGAGATGGCCAGAgagacgacggcggcggcggcggctgggGCTGGCAGCGAGAAGCCGGTGGATTTGGGCGATTCCAAGTACAAGGGGGTGCGCAAGCGCAAGTGGGGAAAGTGGGTGTCCGAGGTACGCCTCCCCAACAGCCGCGAGCGCATCTGGCTCGGCTCCTACGACTCCGCCGAGAAGGCCGCCCGCGCGTTCGACGCTGCCCAGTTCTGCCTCCGCGGCCGCAACGCCCGCTTCAACTTCCCCGACGACCCCCCGGACATCGCCGGCGGCCGCTCCCTCACCCCGTCGGAGATCCAGGTCGCCGCCGCCCGGTTCGCCAACTCGGCGGCGCCGGCCGCGGCTTCGGAGCCCCCGAGGAGGAACAGTAATAACCGCGACCTCAGCTCGGAGTATCAGCCGGCGGCGAGGGAGTTGCAGGCCGAGTCGGCCTCCCCCTCTATGTCGGAAGGGACGGTCCAGATGGACTGCGACTTGGGCGTGGACATGGACATGGACATGGGCATGGGCGGCCCGTTTATGGATCTCGTCAGGAGCAACATGGGCTCGGGTAATTACGCCTCGGATTACGGGTTGTACCCGGGGTACGACGAGTTCACGACGAATGACTATTTCGGCTCCACCACCGCGCCCAACATGGGTTTTGGCGACGAGAATTTTGATGGTCTTCCCGTTCAAGACTCCTTCTTATGGAATTTTTGAAGGGATTATGGACAAGTTGTCGGAGTTTTTAACAAAATCTGAACAGCTTTGTCATTTGAGTTGACCAGTTTTAGCACGGTCATCTTTCGAAGCACTTGTCGAGAGGAAGTCCAATTCTTTTAATGCAATTCTTGGACATTCTTTAATTAAGATTGATTAGTTCGTTGGAAGCAAACAAAAGGGTCAACGAACCAAATTGTACTTTTTATTtcttatgaatgaaatgagggaaaattacttaaaaaaccttaaatctaCTGCAATTATGCCGagttagttttaaacttttttctttttttaccgatttggttctaaatcttttgcaattatgcaaaTTCAGTTTCTAAGGCGAATTTTGGCCGGTCGATTGGCGCctcaatattttaataatttttgtaaatttttatgattttttttcctttttccatttttttttctttttctgttttcctcctctcccctcccctttgtcttccccttccccgttcaaccttccccttccccttccccattTTACCTCTAGCCGGTCGTCGCGGTGACCGGCCCGAGGAAGATCGGTGAGGCTCTCGCTAGATCGTCGGGTCGAGCCAGGCAAGATCGAGCCTTGCCATGGCCAAGCAAAGGGCGACCTCGCCGGCCCAGATTTggtgaggtcaagcctcgccatgGTTGGGCGGGGTGAGATCGAGCCTCGCCCGGTCATGGCAAGGCCAGCGAAAGCGTCATTGAGGTCTGGCGAACATGCAGCCGAGCGTGATGTGGATCGACACGGCGGCCCTCGACATGTAGAACCATTACGGGGCCGCGGAGGGGGTTACGGCAAGGAGGTGCGGGGACAGGGCGAAGGCAGAGACGATAGGTTGTGGTCATAGACGGTGGCATGGTGGGTGGCCTTCCGGTTCGATTCTTCTTCATTCATTGAATTGGTGGTGTAGAAGCACAAGAACAAGAAAGTTGAAGCCGAAGAACAGGGAAgggaaagggaagaagaaagaattgaattagaaaaggaaaagaaaataaaaagtcatgcaaatttataaaaattattaaaatattgaaTTGCCGGTTggccggcatccacatcagtgcgaatagacttaattgacataattataatatgactgaatcggtaaaaaaaaaaaaagtttaggattgtattgtcataattgtaataaatttaggggttttttgagttttttttaaatgaaatggTTAGTTGAATGTGACGTTCAGAGAACTAGTAAGGCTAAAGTTGACCAACGAAGACCGTACTGGCACTTCACACCTGTTCCTTCCTTCCGTGTCCCTTCCTTCACGCGTGTCTATGCCGAAGACAGCGTGGGACAAGTTTGACAGCAAGACCTCCGCTTTGAcctttcctaaaaaaattagggaaacaTTAAAAACGGAcgggaaataaaaataagtcgCACGCACCGCTCTCTTGGAACCTTCCCATTGACCGCGTCCCGCGTGTCCTCTCACTAGCAGCCAGACATCGCATCAcgccacgtggcgaagattCCTGTAGACATCATGCGGTCCCTCAGGCCACCCACCTGTCGCCTCTCCGTCACTCTACTGTGGACTCGCCAGCAAGTTGCGGCTGCCCCCTCCGAAACCGCCACGCGTCGAACGCCCACCAACTTCTCCTGCCTCCTCCATATCTCTGTATATAGGGGTCGCGCTGCCACACCGGACGGCGAGGTCGTTCCGTTTGGGTTGACATGGTACGGACCGGCGGAGCAAAGGAGACGAACGACCGCTCCAGAGCGTCTAACGCCGTGTTGCGAGCTCATCACCATCGTTACAAGGGAGTGAGGATGCGGAAGTGGGGGAAGTGGGTGGCGGAGATACGGCAGCCCAACAGCCGGGACCGCATCTGGCTTGGCTCCTACGCAACCGCGGAGGAGGCGGCGAGGGCCTACGACGCCGCCGTGTTCTGCCTCCGGGGGCCGTCCGCCCTCCTCAACTTCCCTGACGTGCCGCCCGAGGTCCCCTCCTCAGccgccggaggaggaggaggaggagtctcGGCTTCCCAGGTCCAGATGGCCGCTGCCAGGCATGCTCGTGGCCATAGAGCGGCTTCGGCGGCGACGGAGACCTCGACGTGCTCCCACGTGGAGCCTTGCGGTGGCCGCTCCCCGGATGTTCTGCAGACTGCTCCaaacggcggcggcggcggcggcggcgaaggggGTTTAAGCGGGTTCGCGACGGACGGATGCTACTGTAGGACGGAACACGGAGTTTTCGGGCCATATACAATTTGAATCCTAcctgagtttttcttttcttcacaaCATAACACGAAGCAGTTGTACAGCTTTGGTTTGTATGAAATCCAAAGAAAACTCCTTTTCGTTTCTGCAATGTTGAAGATTCCAACAGCGATCATCAAAACAGTCCTGTCGAAAAgccacggaaaatattttctttttggttttgtcttttttatccTTCCACGACAAATAAGAAGGCAAAGTGCTGAAGTTGACAGGATATGTTGCACCTGTATTATCCTCAAATTGGTCGTGGTGATTTTCTCTCAAATTAAGGATTATTGTTGCATCATTCACTGGATCGAACGAGCACATGAAAAGAGAgaataagagaagaaaaattaccaaagttACTCGCGAAACCCTAACCACTGAGAGACATTAGTCTCCTCTGACAAGTATTGTAAGTTCGAAATCTGATGGGAACATAATATAGAAACTAGactaagaaggaagagaaaccaGGGAAGTCAACGTGATTGACTAGACTAACGATGGCATTTACTCCCAAGGAAAAAGACTAAAAACCAAAGTGCTAGCAGGTGACCTCCACGGCCAGCCTCTTGGTGATGGACCCGCAAGTCGTCGACCCGAAGGTATTTTCGGAGACATCGATGGAACAACTCTGCTTGCCGACACAAGCCTACAAGATTCCCAACATTTTATACATGGTTATGTTAGAAAAAATATCGCACATTTGAATCCAAGTTAAAATTTTGCGAAAAACAAAGATTAGAGTGAAAAGCGAAGGGAAGGAAGAAATTACATTTTGGAGGATGGACACCGCGTCCTTGCTCCCTTCGCAGTTGCCCTTGGAGAAGGACCCGCACGCGCCTTGCGGGTCGCCGAAGCTGGCGAACTTGACGGCGGAGATGGGGCGGCCCTGGCACGCGAGCTCGAGGGTCTTCTTCTCGTACGCGTCGGCGCAGACGGTCCCGACGGTGACCGTCCGGAAGTTCACCAGGGACGGGTTGCCGCCGAATTCCTCGAACAGCACGAGCGTGTTCACGTCCTCTTCCATGAATGATCTCGGGACATGGTACCTAATTACAAGTTCTCTTTGGAATTAAAATTAAAGGAAAgcaaattattatttatttatttttgggggaTTTTCGTTTCCTCACCATCTTTGAGTGGGTTGACCGCATTTGGAGACGCACTTGTTATTGTCATAAGGGCCACGGTAATCACAAGGGTCGGAGCTGCAACCATCCAAACCGGCGTCGTAGCTGGGCCAATAGCGACCGATGCTCTTGCCGTTGACCCAGGCCTCGCCCTTGCCCAACCCTTGCAAGTCCACCACCACCGGGTCGGTCCCTAGCGGAGCCTTGAACGTGGTCTATTATACCAAGATAATTAGCAATTAATAACTCAATTAATTGAATCTTAAAGtgtgcaaagaaaaaaaataaaagggttaTGACTGGGgatcaattgaatttttttttttaataccttGTACCAAGTCATGGTCCTGTTGATGGGGAGGGCCTGGCTTTGCCAGTTTGAGGCCGACGCCGAGTCTGAGTCGACGCTGAAGAGCTTGTGGCTAATGCCGTGTAACCCGACCTTGTAGGACCACAGGTGACCCGACAGGTCTTTGATCACTCTCTCGTCGCCTTTCCTTCCCTCGATCTCCACCGGACCGGGGATCCCGTTTTGAACCAGATCAAA
This genomic interval from Rhodamnia argentea isolate NSW1041297 chromosome 4, ASM2092103v1, whole genome shotgun sequence contains the following:
- the LOC115741021 gene encoding ethylene-responsive transcription factor ERF017-like; protein product: MSEMARETTAAAAAGAGSEKPVDLGDSKYKGVRKRKWGKWVSEVRLPNSRERIWLGSYDSAEKAARAFDAAQFCLRGRNARFNFPDDPPDIAGGRSLTPSEIQVAAARFANSAAPAAASEPPRRNSNNRDLSSEYQPAARELQAESASPSMSEGTVQMDCDLGVDMDMDMGMGGPFMDLVRSNMGSGNYASDYGLYPGYDEFTTNDYFGSTTAPNMGFGDENFDGLPVQDSFLWNF
- the LOC115741057 gene encoding ethylene-responsive transcription factor RAP2-1-like, translated to MVRTGGAKETNDRSRASNAVLRAHHHRYKGVRMRKWGKWVAEIRQPNSRDRIWLGSYATAEEAARAYDAAVFCLRGPSALLNFPDVPPEVPSSAAGGGGGGVSASQVQMAAARHARGHRAASAATETSTCSHVEPCGGRSPDVLQTAPNGGGGGGGEGGLSGFATDGCYCRTEHGVFGPYTI